The following coding sequences are from one Leptolyngbya sp. NIES-3755 window:
- a CDS encoding acetate kinase (similar to AA sequence:cyanobase_aa:LBDG_15620): MKVLVLNAGSSSQKSCLYDLAESLPIDPPHPLWEAQIDWTAQTGKAVLKIKANGKKTEQTIDSSDRATDTQQMLKTILEGETKVIQQKSDIDIVGHRIVHGGQQYRQSVRIDQSVKETIQDLARFAPLHNPANLQGIEAIEQSLGDVAQVAVFDTAFHSTLSPEASIYPIPYEWYEKGIQRYGFHGISHQYCASRAAQLLDRDLTDLKLVTCHLGNGCSLAAILKGQSIDTTMGFTPLEGLMMGSRSGSIDPGVVLYLIREGHDSIDDLEQLLNKQSGLLGVSGVSSDLRQVIHANTEQSNLAIDTYIHRLRSQIGAMIASLEGIDAIVFTAGVGENSAMIRSRTCEAFRWLGIEIDETKNQASPVDQDIAMASSKVRVLVIHTEEDWAIAQDCWKIARSSLS; this comes from the coding sequence ATGAAAGTTCTCGTTCTTAATGCTGGTTCAAGCAGTCAAAAAAGCTGTCTCTATGATCTTGCTGAATCATTACCGATCGATCCTCCACATCCATTATGGGAAGCTCAGATCGATTGGACTGCTCAAACTGGTAAAGCCGTCCTGAAAATTAAAGCAAACGGAAAGAAAACTGAACAGACGATCGATTCAAGCGATCGAGCAACAGATACTCAACAAATGCTGAAAACAATATTAGAAGGTGAAACGAAAGTGATTCAGCAGAAGAGCGATATTGATATCGTTGGACATCGGATTGTTCACGGGGGACAACAGTACCGTCAAAGTGTTCGGATTGATCAATCCGTGAAAGAGACGATTCAAGATCTGGCTCGATTTGCACCGTTACACAATCCAGCGAACTTACAAGGCATTGAAGCGATCGAGCAAAGTTTAGGGGATGTTGCTCAAGTTGCAGTGTTCGATACTGCATTTCACTCAACGTTGTCTCCGGAAGCAAGTATCTATCCCATTCCTTATGAATGGTACGAGAAAGGAATTCAGCGATATGGCTTTCATGGAATCAGTCACCAATACTGTGCGAGTCGTGCGGCTCAATTGTTAGATCGAGATTTGACTGACCTAAAATTAGTCACTTGTCATTTAGGGAATGGTTGCTCGTTAGCTGCAATTTTGAAGGGTCAGAGCATTGATACAACGATGGGATTCACACCCCTTGAAGGCTTAATGATGGGGAGTCGATCGGGGTCAATTGATCCGGGTGTAGTCTTATATTTGATCAGAGAAGGTCATGATTCGATCGATGATCTTGAACAGCTATTAAACAAACAATCAGGCTTACTTGGAGTCTCCGGAGTTTCGAGCGATTTACGGCAAGTGATTCATGCCAATACAGAACAATCAAACCTGGCAATTGATACTTATATTCATCGACTTCGATCGCAGATTGGCGCAATGATCGCAAGCTTAGAGGGAATAGACGCGATCGTATTTACCGCTGGCGTGGGCGAAAATTCTGCAATGATACGATCGCGCACTTGCGAAGCCTTTCGCTGGTTGGGGATTGAAATAGACGAAACTAAGAATCAAGCTTCACCTGTTGATCAAGATATTGCAATGGCATCGTCGAAAGTTCGAGTATTGGTGATTCATACCGAGGAAGATTGGGCGATCGCACAAGACTGTTGGAAAATTGCTCGATCGAGCTTGTCTTGA
- a CDS encoding hypothetical protein (hypothetical protein MC7420_1547;~similar to AA sequence:cyanobase_aa:LBDG_07880) — translation MDNSVLTLTTTRRGEIAPPNLGESYLKFEVGQGTQVGLPMRQVQEVMVLQPRYLTPIPNMMPGLLGLMHRRSKVLWVIDLAMLLDVGRLDYSPQQYDIVILRTGSIAVAAAVKRVDGIAWALPDTLQPVPSHVTKGLIPYSRACILQAQDVIFMLDGEAILQAPLLQHS, via the coding sequence GTGGATAACTCAGTTTTGACCCTGACAACGACCCGACGAGGCGAGATTGCTCCCCCAAATCTGGGAGAAAGCTATCTCAAATTTGAAGTCGGACAAGGCACACAAGTCGGCTTACCGATGCGACAAGTTCAGGAAGTGATGGTCCTGCAACCGCGCTACCTGACTCCGATCCCGAACATGATGCCAGGTCTTCTAGGATTGATGCACCGTCGAAGTAAGGTATTGTGGGTGATTGATCTAGCAATGCTGCTCGATGTTGGCAGATTAGATTACAGTCCTCAGCAATATGACATTGTGATTTTGAGGACGGGATCGATCGCAGTTGCGGCAGCCGTAAAACGAGTCGATGGCATTGCTTGGGCGCTCCCAGATACGCTGCAACCTGTTCCGAGCCATGTAACCAAAGGATTGATTCCTTATTCCCGCGCCTGCATCTTACAGGCTCAAGACGTGATCTTTATGCTGGATGGTGAAGCGATTTTACAAGCGCCACTCCTCCAGCATTCTTAG
- a CDS encoding S-formylglutathione hydrolase (similar to AA sequence:cyanobase_aa:LBDG_38230): protein MKFSIYLPPQASDRSVPVLYFLAGLTCTEENFMVKAGAQQFAAKHGLILVAPDTSPRNTGIPGENEAWDFGTGAGFYVDATQDPWSKHYRMYSYIVDELPALIAENFPINDRQGIFGHSMGGHGALICALKNPGGSASRSVRYQSVSAFAPICAPMQCAWGEKAFSNYLGQDRSIWRSYDATELVQNRQFPRSILIDQGTSDQFLSNQLLPEVFQKACESVGQPLTLRFQEGYDHSYSFIASFIEDHIRFHAETLCY from the coding sequence ATGAAGTTCTCAATTTATCTACCGCCGCAAGCCAGCGATCGATCTGTTCCGGTGTTGTATTTTCTCGCAGGTCTAACTTGCACCGAAGAGAATTTCATGGTGAAAGCTGGAGCACAACAGTTCGCAGCAAAACATGGATTGATTCTGGTTGCTCCTGATACCAGTCCAAGAAACACTGGAATTCCAGGTGAAAACGAGGCTTGGGACTTTGGAACAGGTGCAGGATTCTATGTGGATGCAACCCAAGATCCTTGGAGCAAACACTATCGAATGTATAGCTATATTGTGGATGAGTTGCCTGCTTTGATTGCAGAAAACTTTCCGATTAACGATCGACAAGGGATTTTTGGACATTCAATGGGCGGACATGGGGCATTGATTTGTGCTTTGAAGAATCCCGGTGGCTCCGCCTCACGCAGTGTTCGATATCAATCCGTATCTGCATTTGCTCCAATTTGTGCTCCGATGCAGTGTGCTTGGGGAGAAAAAGCGTTCTCGAACTATCTGGGACAAGATCGATCGATTTGGCGATCGTATGATGCAACGGAGCTAGTTCAGAATCGTCAATTTCCTCGATCGATTCTCATTGATCAAGGAACAAGCGATCAGTTTTTATCCAATCAACTTTTACCTGAAGTATTCCAGAAAGCCTGTGAATCGGTTGGACAACCTTTAACCCTAAGATTTCAGGAAGGCTACGATCATAGTTACTCCTTCATTGCATCATTTATCGAAGACCATATTCGATTTCATGCAGAGACATTGTGCTATTGA
- a CDS encoding methyl-accepting chemotaxis sensory transducer with phytochrome sensor (similar to AA sequence:cyanobase_aa:LBDG_07890), with the protein MVDQLNTAQRDQPVEPAVIEVPAKATTVKRPSLNQVPSIAALKRLSLKTKATVLAIAIGTLPVLAIGTIAYTFANRSITGQIIASEETLASTLSQRVTSFMAERTADVQLLSNLPLLTVPAVRDAVSQDEKRALLERFIETSGVYEGVALFDLNGNVVLQNDRSSIGSQGDQDYFRAAVQSNRVLISRPVRADNTGAYMVYITAPVQESGTNRRTGIIRAVMPIRSLASELQNYNRAGAEFSILDASNQIFLSSQEAKSGQIATSVYSQFSEIQSRRSLNSRVINSKIGNETEEVLTSFVPWTGRDRLPDLGWDVVLSVPTEVAYAPQRQLLWTFLFGTGAAVVLTGLLAKWLADRATRPILAATGAVKELGDGKLDTRLTVQGEDEIGVLGSNINLMAGQLQTFVSQQTESADRARLLNQIVVKIRRSLSPDDIFTASVDEIRDFMKVDRVVIYRFAPDYQSGTITTESVAPGWTKAFGKIINDPMEASLVDRYRDGRVWSMEDLRKTSLTHCHCEILERLEVQANVVAPILQNKELIGLICAHQCSAPRQWKAEEIDFFGQLAAQIGYALDQAMLLQQTEEARKAAEQLSEERQQQKEELQMQLIDLLSDVEGAVDGDLTVRADVTAGEIGTVADFFNSIVESLRQIVTQVKSAAVQVNSSLNGDEQAIRQLSEEAVKQADETTRTLNSVQNMVRSIQTVSYSAQQAAHVAREASSTAEAGGIAMELTVQNILGLRDTIGETAKKVKRLGESSQQISKVVSLINQIAMQTNLLAINAGIEAARADEGSQGFAVVAEEVGELAARSAAATREIEQIVATIQRETSEVVEAMEQGTSQVVEGTRLVDNAKQSLEQILLVSRRIDDLVQSISDATVTQVQTSDAVTQLMQDIVEAAGRTSAASLDVSRSLRQTVDVAQELQESVGAFKVG; encoded by the coding sequence ATGGTTGATCAACTAAACACAGCTCAGCGGGATCAACCCGTCGAACCGGCTGTGATCGAAGTGCCCGCGAAAGCTACGACTGTGAAACGTCCGTCCTTGAATCAGGTTCCCTCGATCGCAGCTTTGAAGCGATTAAGCCTGAAAACGAAAGCGACGGTTCTCGCGATCGCCATTGGAACGCTGCCTGTTCTCGCCATTGGTACGATCGCCTATACGTTTGCGAATCGATCGATTACCGGACAAATCATTGCCTCAGAAGAAACGCTGGCAAGTACGCTGAGCCAACGAGTCACGAGCTTTATGGCAGAGCGGACGGCGGATGTCCAGTTACTCTCGAATCTTCCATTATTAACAGTTCCAGCCGTTCGAGATGCGGTCTCGCAAGATGAGAAACGAGCACTGCTAGAACGATTTATTGAGACAAGCGGAGTGTATGAAGGCGTTGCATTGTTTGACCTGAATGGCAATGTGGTGCTGCAAAACGATCGCAGTTCGATCGGATCACAAGGGGATCAAGATTATTTCCGCGCTGCTGTCCAGTCGAATCGGGTGTTGATTAGTCGTCCGGTTCGCGCTGATAACACCGGAGCTTACATGGTCTACATCACGGCTCCCGTTCAAGAAAGCGGAACCAATCGACGCACCGGAATTATTCGTGCTGTGATGCCGATTAGGAGTTTGGCATCGGAACTACAGAACTACAATCGGGCGGGAGCAGAGTTCAGTATCTTAGATGCGAGTAATCAGATCTTCCTGTCCTCGCAAGAAGCGAAGAGCGGACAGATTGCAACTTCGGTCTATTCGCAGTTTTCGGAAATTCAGTCTCGTCGATCGCTGAATTCTCGCGTGATTAATTCCAAAATTGGGAACGAGACTGAGGAAGTGCTGACCAGTTTTGTCCCGTGGACGGGGCGCGATCGCTTACCTGATCTCGGTTGGGATGTGGTGCTTTCTGTGCCGACTGAAGTTGCGTATGCGCCTCAAAGACAGTTACTTTGGACCTTCTTATTTGGAACTGGAGCAGCGGTTGTTCTAACGGGATTGTTAGCGAAATGGTTAGCCGATCGTGCAACTCGTCCAATTTTGGCAGCGACGGGCGCGGTGAAAGAACTGGGAGACGGTAAGTTAGACACCCGCTTGACGGTTCAGGGCGAAGATGAGATCGGCGTTTTGGGAAGCAATATCAATTTGATGGCGGGACAGTTACAAACGTTTGTTAGTCAGCAAACCGAAAGTGCCGATCGCGCTCGATTGCTGAATCAAATTGTGGTGAAAATTCGTCGATCGCTGTCTCCAGATGATATTTTCACAGCAAGCGTGGATGAGATTCGTGACTTTATGAAAGTCGATCGCGTCGTCATCTATCGATTTGCACCGGACTATCAAAGCGGTACGATTACGACAGAATCCGTTGCTCCGGGTTGGACAAAGGCATTCGGTAAGATCATTAACGATCCGATGGAAGCCTCTTTAGTCGATCGATATCGCGATGGTCGAGTCTGGTCGATGGAAGACTTGCGGAAAACTAGCCTAACGCATTGCCACTGTGAGATTTTGGAACGTTTAGAAGTTCAAGCGAACGTTGTGGCCCCGATTTTGCAGAACAAAGAATTGATCGGGTTAATCTGTGCCCATCAATGTTCTGCTCCACGTCAATGGAAAGCTGAGGAAATTGACTTTTTCGGACAGTTAGCGGCTCAAATCGGATATGCACTCGACCAAGCCATGCTACTTCAACAAACTGAGGAAGCGAGAAAAGCCGCAGAACAACTATCCGAAGAACGGCAACAACAGAAAGAAGAATTGCAAATGCAACTCATTGATCTGTTGAGCGATGTTGAAGGTGCAGTGGATGGCGATTTAACGGTTCGTGCGGATGTGACCGCTGGAGAAATCGGAACCGTTGCAGATTTCTTTAACTCGATCGTAGAAAGTCTTCGTCAAATCGTCACTCAGGTAAAATCTGCTGCGGTTCAAGTCAACAGTTCGCTGAACGGGGATGAACAAGCGATCCGCCAACTTTCAGAAGAAGCCGTCAAACAAGCGGATGAAACGACTCGAACCTTGAACTCTGTCCAGAACATGGTGCGATCGATTCAAACCGTTTCATACAGTGCCCAACAAGCTGCCCATGTTGCCCGTGAAGCTTCTTCGACCGCTGAAGCAGGCGGAATTGCGATGGAGTTGACCGTACAGAACATTCTCGGCTTGAGGGATACGATCGGCGAAACGGCGAAGAAAGTAAAACGCTTAGGTGAATCGTCTCAGCAAATTTCTAAAGTGGTTTCGCTGATCAATCAAATCGCGATGCAGACGAACTTACTGGCGATTAACGCTGGAATTGAAGCAGCGCGAGCGGATGAAGGCTCTCAAGGGTTTGCGGTCGTCGCAGAAGAAGTGGGGGAATTGGCAGCACGATCGGCAGCCGCAACGCGTGAGATTGAACAGATTGTGGCGACGATTCAGCGCGAAACCTCAGAAGTGGTCGAAGCGATGGAACAAGGCACCTCTCAGGTCGTAGAAGGAACACGACTGGTGGATAATGCGAAACAGAGCTTAGAGCAAATTCTGTTAGTTTCCCGACGCATTGATGATCTGGTGCAATCGATTTCAGATGCAACCGTGACTCAAGTACAAACTTCGGATGCGGTCACACAGTTGATGCAGGACATTGTAGAAGCAGCGGGACGAACTTCTGCGGCTTCACTTGATGTTTCTCGATCGCTGCGACAAACCGTGGATGTGGCACAAGAGCTACAGGAATCAGTGGGCGCGTTTAAGGTGGGCTAA
- a CDS encoding response regulator receiver protein (similar to AA sequence:cyanobase_aa:LBDG_07870): protein MGTVLVVEDTPSEMELLSHYLREGGYSVIGVVSAKDAITKAIEIKPDVIITDVVMPGMSGFELCRSLKKNPETHKVPIIICTSKGQEIDRLWGMRQGADVYITKPFTREQLIRAVRSVGG, encoded by the coding sequence ATGGGAACGGTTTTAGTCGTTGAAGATACGCCCTCCGAAATGGAGCTACTGAGCCACTATCTACGCGAAGGTGGCTACAGTGTGATTGGTGTTGTTTCTGCCAAAGACGCAATCACGAAAGCGATCGAGATTAAGCCCGATGTCATCATTACCGATGTGGTGATGCCGGGAATGAGTGGATTTGAACTGTGTCGGAGTTTGAAGAAAAACCCCGAAACACACAAAGTGCCGATTATTATCTGTACCTCGAAAGGACAGGAAATCGATCGACTCTGGGGAATGCGACAGGGTGCGGATGTGTACATTACGAAGCCGTTCACACGAGAGCAATTAATTCGCGCTGTGCGATCGGTCGGAGGATAA
- a CDS encoding CheA signal transduction histidine kinase (similar to AA sequence:cyanobase_aa:LBDG_07900) encodes MKQDRELEIRRQFLDEAQEYLDTLDATILGVSSHPIDASKANAALRAAHSIKGGAGMMGFQVLSELAHRLEDSWKVLKIDKSITVTPRLENLLLAGVGCLRQVVEFDRESLHRHQASCVDANWLSVEAYPVFDALHSELGDPQEENAASVLSPEEGQDIVPLLFESEVEGCLQRLEAVLATPDQPCLREEVSILAQELGGLGEMLQLTNFIRLCQSVSQQVENSEVETIQLAESALKSWRTAQLFAIAGQYNQIPVSIDGSIPELSDFTDTPSVLEPSVGDWFTEALDSIDEAGYTDFQPIPAPARSAPSEPQVTDFKVLEAEPEAAPVAENEDATVRVPVRQLNQLNDLFGELTIDRNGLDLYLKRLRTLSRTLHERVQTLDQVNSKLRMAYDRVTLVGQRALTDSSNRRAGFDALELDRYGDLHLLSQQVMETIVQLQEVTEDIDLSLDDTDQSARNLNKTAKQMQSGLSQLRMRPISDILNRFPRALREWSLQYGKQVRFDMGGAGTLIDRNILETLSDPLMHLLRNAFDHGIEAPNVRETRGKSPEGVIEIRASNEGNRTVITVRDDGEGIPIDKIRDRAEQMGLDPVLLDAARDEELLSLIFEPGFTTSSQVTALSGRGVGMDVVRSNLKQIRGEISVNTKAGVGTTFTLSVPFTLSTVKVLLVESAGMLLAFPTDVVSELFLLQPAQVIQTPGSEVLNWQAQMVQLVRLQKWLRFNCPRIPHGFETPPTIASPSVIILHQDPQWFGVHIDRCWGEQEATIRKVEGNLGLPTGFSGATILGDGRVVPLVNVTELLRWITSCERSDTQPAIDNAFRDQLKASSTPRAELPGSSTPTVLVVDDSINVRRFLALTLERSGYRVEQAKDGQDAIERLEAGLAVQAVICDIEMPRLDGYGFLAKLRSDNLLSQLPVMMLTSRSGEKHRKLAESLGASAYFSKPYNEQVLLRTLENMVQSTVPA; translated from the coding sequence ATGAAGCAAGATAGAGAGCTTGAAATTCGCCGTCAGTTTCTCGACGAGGCGCAAGAGTATCTGGATACGCTGGATGCCACGATTTTGGGCGTGTCGAGTCATCCGATCGATGCTTCCAAAGCAAACGCGGCATTACGAGCAGCGCACTCGATCAAAGGGGGTGCAGGCATGATGGGGTTTCAGGTTCTCAGTGAGCTTGCCCATCGGCTGGAAGATTCCTGGAAAGTGCTGAAGATTGATAAATCGATTACGGTCACCCCTAGATTAGAGAATTTGCTGTTGGCAGGGGTAGGCTGTTTGCGGCAAGTCGTGGAGTTCGATCGAGAATCTTTACACCGTCATCAAGCTTCTTGTGTCGATGCAAATTGGCTCTCGGTTGAAGCTTATCCGGTGTTCGATGCGTTGCACTCAGAATTGGGCGATCCTCAGGAAGAAAATGCAGCATCGGTCCTGTCTCCCGAAGAAGGTCAGGACATTGTGCCGCTGTTGTTTGAAAGTGAAGTGGAAGGCTGTTTGCAGCGATTGGAAGCGGTTTTAGCTACACCGGATCAGCCTTGTCTGCGTGAGGAAGTTTCGATTCTGGCGCAGGAATTGGGCGGATTGGGTGAAATGCTGCAATTGACAAACTTTATTCGTCTTTGTCAATCGGTTTCGCAACAGGTTGAAAATTCAGAAGTCGAAACAATCCAGCTTGCTGAAAGTGCGCTGAAGTCTTGGCGAACGGCTCAACTGTTTGCGATCGCGGGTCAATACAATCAGATTCCAGTATCGATCGATGGCTCAATTCCGGAACTATCCGATTTCACCGACACCCCGTCTGTGCTCGAACCGAGTGTGGGAGATTGGTTTACTGAAGCACTCGATAGTATTGATGAAGCAGGATATACCGATTTTCAACCGATTCCGGCTCCTGCGAGATCCGCTCCTTCTGAACCTCAAGTCACTGACTTTAAAGTGCTTGAAGCGGAACCTGAAGCGGCTCCAGTTGCAGAAAATGAAGATGCAACGGTTCGTGTTCCTGTGCGGCAGTTGAATCAGTTAAATGATTTGTTTGGGGAACTGACGATCGATCGCAATGGTTTGGATCTGTACCTCAAGCGATTGAGAACACTCTCCAGAACGTTGCATGAACGGGTGCAAACGCTTGATCAAGTGAACTCTAAGTTAAGGATGGCATACGATCGCGTTACTTTAGTTGGACAACGGGCGCTCACGGATAGCTCAAACCGTCGAGCGGGCTTTGATGCGTTAGAACTCGATCGATATGGTGATTTGCACTTGCTTTCTCAGCAGGTGATGGAAACGATCGTACAACTTCAAGAAGTCACCGAAGACATTGATCTGAGCTTAGATGACACGGATCAGTCTGCTCGGAACTTGAACAAGACCGCAAAACAAATGCAAAGTGGTCTGTCACAGTTGCGAATGCGCCCAATTTCGGACATTTTGAACCGTTTTCCTCGTGCTTTGCGGGAATGGTCGTTGCAGTATGGCAAGCAAGTTCGATTTGATATGGGCGGCGCGGGAACCTTGATCGATCGAAATATTCTCGAAACTTTGAGCGATCCATTAATGCACTTGTTACGAAATGCGTTTGATCATGGAATTGAAGCGCCCAACGTGCGGGAAACTCGTGGCAAATCCCCGGAAGGAGTGATCGAAATTCGCGCCTCGAACGAAGGAAATCGCACTGTGATTACGGTTCGAGATGACGGTGAAGGAATCCCGATCGACAAAATTCGCGATCGAGCCGAACAAATGGGACTTGATCCAGTCTTGCTCGATGCGGCTCGTGATGAGGAACTGTTATCACTCATTTTTGAACCTGGATTTACAACGAGTAGTCAAGTCACAGCCTTATCCGGTCGTGGGGTTGGGATGGACGTAGTTCGGAGCAATCTCAAACAGATCAGAGGCGAAATTAGTGTGAACACCAAAGCTGGCGTGGGCACAACGTTCACGTTGTCTGTTCCATTCACACTTTCGACGGTTAAAGTACTGCTGGTTGAGAGTGCTGGAATGTTACTTGCCTTCCCGACCGATGTGGTTTCTGAATTGTTCTTACTGCAACCCGCTCAGGTCATTCAAACCCCCGGTAGTGAAGTGTTGAACTGGCAAGCTCAAATGGTGCAACTGGTTCGACTGCAAAAATGGCTCCGGTTCAACTGTCCGCGAATTCCACATGGCTTTGAAACGCCACCGACGATCGCTTCTCCGAGCGTGATCATTCTTCATCAAGACCCACAATGGTTTGGAGTTCATATCGATCGCTGTTGGGGTGAGCAAGAAGCCACGATTCGGAAAGTAGAGGGTAACTTAGGCTTACCGACTGGATTTAGTGGGGCAACGATTCTCGGTGATGGTCGCGTTGTCCCGCTGGTGAATGTGACAGAATTGCTCCGATGGATTACAAGCTGTGAGCGATCGGACACTCAACCCGCGATCGACAATGCCTTCCGCGATCAACTCAAAGCCAGTTCAACGCCTCGTGCGGAACTCCCCGGAAGTTCAACTCCAACCGTTTTAGTCGTAGACGATTCGATCAATGTCCGGCGGTTCTTGGCATTAACGCTAGAGCGATCGGGCTATCGAGTCGAGCAAGCCAAAGACGGACAGGACGCGATCGAACGACTCGAAGCCGGTTTAGCCGTACAAGCCGTCATCTGTGACATTGAAATGCCGCGATTGGATGGATATGGCTTTTTAGCAAAACTGCGATCGGACAATCTACTCTCACAACTTCCCGTAATGATGCTGACTTCTCGGAGTGGCGAAAAACACCGGAAGCTTGCTGAGAGTCTAGGTGCATCGGCATACTTCTCAAAACCATACAACGAACAAGTTCTGTTACGAACCTTGGAAAATATGGTTCAATCGACTGTCCCAGCGTAA
- a CDS encoding photosystem I reaction center subunit PsaK (similar to AA sequence:cyanobase_aa:LBDG_07850) translates to MLTSTLLAVAPRTLEWSPTVAAVMIICNVLAIAFAKFTIKNPSAPPAMPSSNLFGGFGLPAVIGSTCFGHILGAGVILGLSNMGVL, encoded by the coding sequence TTGTTAACTTCTACCCTGCTGGCAGTTGCGCCGAGAACTTTAGAGTGGAGTCCCACCGTCGCAGCCGTGATGATCATTTGTAATGTATTGGCGATCGCGTTTGCGAAGTTCACGATCAAAAATCCGAGTGCGCCACCTGCAATGCCATCCTCGAATCTGTTCGGTGGTTTTGGCTTGCCTGCGGTGATCGGAAGTACTTGCTTTGGTCACATTCTCGGTGCAGGTGTGATTCTGGGCTTGTCGAATATGGGCGTTCTCTAA
- a CDS encoding response regulator receiver domain protein (similar to AA sequence:cyanobase_aa:LBDG_07860) yields MVSHRPFQRLQPMPLLAQLISRRVDGCLQIMSGTTSWLLYLDEGKLAFATNSAQPFDRLDRVLDHMLDRVPSLRLLDRSQLRQFEAVSGHYPSNSADYQAIQWLLDQRFLELSSARELIELIAIEALKPFLTITEGIYEIIAKSNFLDYPDLCQLDLRPIVERCHTELRRVSVPKATSPDAALPLPSPVPSVPASQTRPLSFAPPTEPATARIPIPTTPAPPAVATPTAQAQYTIACIDDSPTVLQAISTFLNDSSVSVIMINDPVKALMQVVRSKPDMILLDVGMPNLDGYELCSLLRRHPNFKQTPIIMVTGHTGFIDRAKAKIVGASGYLTKPFTQSELVKTVFRYLS; encoded by the coding sequence ATGGTTAGTCACAGACCGTTTCAACGCCTCCAACCCATGCCGTTGTTGGCACAATTAATCAGCCGTCGCGTCGATGGATGCCTACAGATTATGAGCGGCACGACCTCTTGGTTACTGTATTTGGATGAAGGCAAACTCGCCTTTGCGACCAATTCAGCACAGCCGTTTGATCGGCTCGATCGCGTCCTGGATCACATGCTCGATCGCGTTCCTTCGCTCAGACTTTTAGATCGATCGCAGTTACGGCAGTTTGAAGCGGTGTCTGGTCACTATCCGTCAAATAGCGCAGATTACCAAGCCATTCAATGGTTGCTAGATCAAAGATTTTTAGAACTATCGAGCGCACGGGAACTAATTGAGTTGATTGCGATCGAAGCTTTGAAACCCTTTCTCACTATCACTGAAGGCATTTACGAAATCATTGCGAAGTCGAACTTTTTAGACTATCCCGATCTTTGTCAATTAGATTTACGCCCGATCGTAGAGCGGTGTCATACAGAACTGCGAAGAGTTTCAGTTCCAAAAGCCACTAGCCCAGATGCAGCCCTTCCTTTACCCAGTCCAGTTCCAAGCGTTCCCGCTTCGCAAACTAGACCTCTAAGCTTTGCGCCACCCACAGAACCCGCTACGGCAAGAATTCCAATTCCAACGACTCCGGCTCCTCCTGCGGTTGCGACTCCGACCGCTCAGGCACAATATACGATCGCGTGTATCGATGACAGTCCCACAGTTCTACAAGCCATCAGCACGTTTTTGAATGACTCTAGCGTGTCGGTGATCATGATTAACGATCCGGTGAAAGCTTTGATGCAAGTGGTTCGGAGCAAGCCAGACATGATTTTGCTCGATGTGGGAATGCCGAATTTAGATGGATACGAACTTTGTTCTTTGTTACGTCGGCATCCAAATTTTAAGCAAACCCCGATCATTATGGTGACAGGACACACCGGATTCATCGATCGAGCCAAAGCCAAAATTGTCGGAGCCTCTGGCTATCTGACCAAACCCTTTACCCAATCGGAACTGGTGAAAACTGTGTTTCGATACCTTAGTTAA